The following are encoded in a window of Nitrospira sp. genomic DNA:
- a CDS encoding 4Fe-4S dicluster domain-containing protein → MALLITDECISCGACLPECPNEAIFETRSDAEGKGHHVGDGQGVGDNIYIITHDRCTECVGHFDEPQCAAVCPVDNCCISDPAYPETTDVLMTKAKTLNPDKAIDESKIWSGVRN, encoded by the coding sequence ATGGCACTGCTGATTACCGACGAATGCATTTCCTGTGGGGCTTGCCTGCCTGAATGTCCCAACGAGGCGATTTTCGAAACCCGGAGCGATGCTGAGGGCAAGGGCCATCACGTGGGCGACGGTCAGGGCGTAGGCGACAACATTTACATCATCACCCATGATCGCTGCACGGAATGCGTCGGGCACTTTGATGAACCGCAGTGCGCGGCCGTCTGCCCTGTGGACAATTGCTGCATCTCCGATCCGGCCTATCCGGAAACAACGGATGTGTTAATGACAAAGGCCAAAACGTTGAACCCTGACAAGGCCATTGATGAGAGCAAGATCTGGAGCGGCGTCCGGAACTAG
- a CDS encoding DUF192 domain-containing protein: MALTQSQGSDREQKKKRIIMMILLAILLMSVSMFLVPQKDTDIIVVTFPHGETIEAEVAETPEKLLFGLAFRDQLPPNTGMLYIFESNGLHRVRTKEFRFPVDMIWVDESHHVVHMVERASPCEKDPCPFFGPPPEAARYVLETEAGFIQRVGVANGDELKYFLRM; the protein is encoded by the coding sequence ATGGCTTTAACGCAGTCTCAGGGGAGTGATCGAGAGCAGAAAAAAAAGCGGATCATCATGATGATCCTGTTGGCGATCCTCCTCATGAGCGTGTCCATGTTTCTGGTGCCGCAGAAGGACACGGACATCATTGTGGTGACCTTTCCTCACGGTGAAACGATCGAAGCGGAAGTTGCAGAGACGCCGGAAAAGCTGCTGTTCGGGCTCGCGTTTCGTGATCAGTTGCCGCCCAATACGGGGATGCTTTATATCTTTGAGTCTAATGGGCTCCATCGGGTCCGGACCAAGGAATTTCGATTTCCTGTGGACATGATCTGGGTCGATGAGAGCCATCATGTGGTGCACATGGTCGAGCGTGCGAGCCCCTGCGAGAAGGACCCCTGTCCGTTCTTCGGTCCTCCGCCGGAGGCGGCGCGGTATGTACTGGAAACCGAGGCGGGATTTATCCAGCGGGTTGGTGTTGCAAATGGGGACGAGCTAAAGTATTTCCTGCGCATGTAA
- a CDS encoding Rieske 2Fe-2S domain-containing protein, whose translation MEGFQRVAGLNEVAPGQSKVVKVNDKAIALFNIDGKFYAIHNLCPHEGGPLNEGRLKGYVVACPWHDLAFDIRSGQGTDGGGYCIGSYEVRVEDADIFVGPRRKA comes from the coding sequence ATGGAGGGGTTCCAACGGGTCGCTGGACTGAACGAAGTGGCGCCCGGGCAATCGAAAGTCGTGAAGGTTAATGACAAGGCCATTGCCCTGTTCAATATCGACGGAAAGTTCTATGCGATTCACAATTTGTGTCCGCATGAAGGCGGGCCGCTGAACGAAGGTCGATTGAAAGGGTATGTGGTGGCCTGTCCCTGGCACGACCTGGCCTTCGACATTCGAAGCGGGCAGGGAACCGACGGCGGCGGCTATTGCATCGGGAGTTATGAAGTGCGTGTCGAGGATGCCGATATTTTTGTGGGGCCCCGTCGAAAGGCGTAA
- a CDS encoding protease inhibitor I42 family protein yields the protein MNSAGQNISGSSEGQGSRAIEAVLGRAFTIHLWEDRTRGEQWVPSYNTKALTLVDDQFLRVASNNAVENGQRTFEFQGMLPGTHELVFEKRMGWKFTAEDRRIFLIQVAPTGKG from the coding sequence ATGAATAGTGCCGGACAGAATATCTCGGGCTCCTCGGAAGGACAAGGGAGTCGGGCGATCGAGGCCGTCCTTGGGCGAGCGTTTACCATTCATCTGTGGGAAGACCGTACCCGTGGCGAGCAATGGGTTCCGAGCTACAACACCAAGGCGCTGACCCTTGTGGATGATCAATTTCTCCGAGTCGCCAGTAATAACGCAGTCGAGAATGGTCAACGCACGTTCGAGTTTCAGGGGATGCTGCCCGGGACCCATGAATTAGTATTCGAAAAGCGCATGGGGTGGAAATTCACCGCGGAAGATCGTCGGATATTCCTGATTCAGGTTGCGCCAACCGGGAAAGGTTGA
- the dat gene encoding D-amino-acid transaminase, whose protein sequence is MAVPNIAFINGRFLPWHEATVPIEDRGFQFGDGVYEVIRTYRGRPFELDAHLNRLDRSARELSLIQPYTRAQWTEWIQQGIRAAGYAEAKVYLQITRGVAARDHAFPSNVAPTVVMTIRELAPFPAKTRETGVIAKTCEDLRWGRCDIKSVNLLANVLAREEAKRAGVFEAILVKDGLVTEGSVSNVMAVQSGTVVTAPEGPRILSGVTRTVVLSLARAAGFPVREEFLPVESLYTADEVFLTGTTVEVLAVVQVDGRVIGAGRPGPVVEALASRWAALTGSSPLL, encoded by the coding sequence ATGGCCGTGCCGAATATTGCATTTATCAATGGGCGATTCCTTCCCTGGCATGAGGCTACCGTACCGATCGAAGATCGTGGATTTCAGTTCGGCGATGGTGTGTACGAAGTCATCAGGACCTATCGCGGCCGTCCCTTTGAGCTGGATGCGCATCTCAATCGGCTTGACCGCAGTGCGCGTGAACTGAGCCTGATTCAGCCCTATACGAGAGCCCAGTGGACCGAGTGGATTCAGCAGGGCATTCGGGCGGCTGGATATGCAGAGGCGAAGGTTTATCTCCAGATCACCCGCGGGGTGGCTGCGAGAGACCACGCGTTTCCGTCCAACGTGGCTCCGACGGTGGTGATGACGATTCGAGAGTTGGCGCCATTTCCGGCGAAGACCAGGGAGACCGGCGTCATTGCTAAGACCTGTGAGGACTTGCGCTGGGGGCGTTGCGACATCAAGAGCGTGAATTTGTTGGCGAATGTGTTGGCTCGAGAAGAGGCGAAGCGGGCCGGTGTGTTTGAGGCGATCCTGGTGAAAGATGGCCTGGTCACGGAAGGGTCGGTGAGCAATGTGATGGCGGTACAATCGGGAACCGTGGTGACCGCTCCGGAAGGCCCGCGAATTCTATCGGGAGTAACCCGCACGGTGGTCTTGAGCCTGGCGAGGGCGGCGGGGTTCCCGGTGCGTGAAGAGTTTCTGCCGGTCGAGTCGCTCTATACCGCGGATGAAGTGTTTCTGACCGGGACGACCGTGGAAGTCCTTGCGGTGGTTCAGGTGGATGGGCGGGTGATCGGGGCCGGTCGACCCGGTCCGGTTGTCGAGGCTCTGGCCTCCCGCTGGGCGGCATTGACGGGGTCGTCCCCCTTGCTTTGA
- the rimP gene encoding ribosome maturation factor RimP has product MSIPEHGSRSSIDRIQDILSPILWTLGLELVDVVCVGQGSRSVVRVLIDKPGGVTVSDCERAHLAVGPALDVADPFPHTYTLEVSSPGLDRPFKRLQDYQRAVGKRVSVKLKQPLDGQWRIIGELVEADEDSVVLAIASKAATTDTVKLDRHSVAEARLVIEI; this is encoded by the coding sequence TTGAGCATTCCGGAGCATGGATCCCGGTCTTCCATTGATCGGATTCAGGACATTCTTTCTCCGATTCTCTGGACACTAGGGTTGGAATTAGTGGACGTGGTGTGCGTCGGGCAAGGTTCCCGATCCGTTGTCCGAGTGCTGATCGACAAACCAGGTGGTGTGACCGTTTCAGATTGTGAGCGGGCCCATTTGGCGGTAGGGCCCGCGCTGGATGTTGCCGATCCATTTCCACATACCTACACGCTGGAAGTGTCATCACCCGGGCTTGACCGCCCGTTCAAGCGGCTCCAAGACTATCAGCGTGCGGTCGGGAAGCGGGTGAGCGTCAAGCTGAAGCAGCCGCTTGACGGCCAATGGCGTATTATCGGAGAGTTAGTGGAGGCGGATGAGGACTCGGTCGTTCTGGCGATCGCGTCGAAGGCCGCTACGACGGACACAGTGAAGCTGGATCGCCACTCTGTCGCGGAGGCCCGGTTAGTGATTGAGATTTAG
- the nusA gene encoding transcription termination factor NusA — protein MNRELIAVIDEIGRQKGIEKSRVIGAIESALQTAAKKRFGQAENIQVEIDSKTGEISVVSKKTIVDHVSNPKAEISLQEARQLDSEAEVGDEIGSLIEMDELGRIAAQTAKQVIFQKVREAEWEAVQKEYSTRQGDLVNGIILGMERRNYLVDLGKTEAVLPIQEQIPRETYRRGDRVKAMLLEVRRTPKDVQVILTRSHPQFVSKLFELEVPEVMEKIVEIKSIVREPGDRTKIAVTSREKAVDPVGACVGIKGSRVQAVVRELRGEKIDIITWTQDPRVFIAEALNPASIEKVGIDDEKKSALVVVADSQLSLAIGKNGQNVRLAARLTGWKIDIISATEYEKEKVERDKEIKAAMADEAEAQRLQEEARQAARAEENESN, from the coding sequence ATGAACCGAGAATTAATCGCAGTCATCGATGAGATTGGACGCCAAAAGGGCATCGAAAAGTCCCGTGTCATCGGGGCCATCGAGTCGGCCCTCCAAACCGCTGCCAAAAAGCGCTTCGGGCAGGCGGAGAATATCCAAGTCGAGATCGACTCTAAGACGGGCGAGATCTCCGTGGTCTCGAAGAAGACGATTGTCGATCACGTGAGCAACCCGAAGGCGGAAATCTCCCTTCAGGAAGCGCGCCAACTTGATAGCGAAGCGGAAGTGGGAGACGAAATCGGCTCGCTCATCGAAATGGACGAGCTCGGCCGTATCGCGGCACAGACGGCGAAACAGGTCATCTTTCAAAAGGTGCGCGAAGCCGAGTGGGAAGCGGTTCAGAAAGAATATTCGACCAGGCAGGGCGACCTCGTCAACGGCATTATCTTGGGCATGGAACGCCGGAATTATCTGGTAGACCTCGGCAAGACGGAAGCCGTCCTTCCGATTCAGGAGCAGATTCCGCGCGAGACGTATCGGCGCGGCGACCGGGTCAAGGCGATGTTGTTGGAAGTCCGCCGGACGCCGAAAGACGTGCAGGTCATTCTGACGCGGAGCCATCCCCAATTCGTCTCGAAGCTGTTCGAGCTGGAAGTGCCGGAAGTCATGGAAAAGATCGTGGAGATCAAGTCGATTGTCAGAGAGCCGGGCGATCGCACGAAGATTGCGGTGACCTCGCGTGAGAAAGCGGTCGATCCGGTCGGCGCCTGTGTCGGCATCAAGGGATCGCGCGTGCAGGCGGTGGTCCGCGAGTTACGGGGCGAGAAGATCGATATCATCACCTGGACGCAGGATCCTCGCGTGTTTATTGCGGAGGCGCTGAATCCGGCTTCGATCGAAAAAGTCGGTATCGACGACGAGAAGAAGTCGGCGTTGGTCGTGGTCGCCGATTCGCAGCTGTCGCTGGCGATCGGGAAGAACGGGCAGAATGTGCGGTTGGCGGCTCGTTTGACCGGATGGAAGATCGATATCATCAGCGCGACGGAATACGAAAAAGAAAAAGTGGAGCGCGACAAGGAAATCAAAGCTGCGATGGCCGACGAGGCCGAAGCGCAGCGGTTGCAGGAAGAGGCCCGGCAAGCCGCCAGGGCCGAAGAAAACGAATCGAACTAG
- the infB gene encoding translation initiation factor IF-2 encodes MRVYELAKKLGIENKDLIPELKKMGVPVASHSSALDDDTVQKALDKLSPKAKGAVKASGKASGDDVVGKTRDTEVKHESGHGAKASASKAAIVEEPAKTDKRRILIKRKKEDEPVEASSPVAPPPSEVETSAVAATSAAHPAVSEPPPPPPPVVLPELPEIGTILAQPPPPVEKVVVKPAAVTLGAAPGIMLTPEALAAKKKSLALEAIEAEGLKEKLKKAKKTGRPKEEPDVKHREDAARWQDLRAIPTVQRRDDRSRHLHHSAPSEITKPRRKSVKVTVGTTVKEFAELIGQRPADIVRKLMEMGQMLTFNQPMNMDVASMIAEEAGVKIEISVEKAGDELLEAVVQAGEGDERLEPRPPVVTIMGHVDHGKTSLLDAIRQTKVAEGEAGGITQHIGAYTVSVHGKQVTFLDTPGHEAFTAMRSRGAKVTDIVILVVAADDGVMPQTIEAINHAKAAGVPLIVAMNKIDKPEANPDRVRNALSEHGLISEAWGGDTIMVEVSAKQKTGLDTLLEMILLQSEVLELKADPHRQAKGTVVEAKLERGRGPVATVLVQSGTLKVGDVFVVGTFSGRVRALLNDQGVKTQQATPSIPVEVIGLPGVPSAGDVFQVVSDERVAREIADERAQKQRTADLAGQTKVSLDDLFARIKEGSAKELAIVIKADVQGSSEALAAAVEKLPTPAVRIRVIHNGVGGVTESDVLLAAASRAIIIGFNVRPEPKAASLAEQQGVDVRLYTIIYEALSDIKAAMEGLLDPTLKERSLGRAEVRQVFTIPKAGVVAGSYVVEGTISRAAVGVRLIRDNVVVFEGRLGSLRRFKDDVREVQQGYECGISIENFNDIKAGDVIEAYTIDKIAGKL; translated from the coding sequence ATGCGCGTCTATGAATTAGCGAAGAAGCTGGGGATCGAGAACAAAGATCTCATCCCTGAACTCAAGAAGATGGGTGTGCCTGTCGCCTCTCACAGCAGTGCGCTCGATGACGACACGGTGCAAAAAGCTCTGGACAAACTCAGCCCGAAAGCCAAAGGGGCCGTGAAGGCGAGTGGGAAGGCGTCAGGCGACGATGTGGTCGGAAAAACACGCGACACTGAGGTAAAGCACGAGAGCGGGCATGGCGCCAAGGCGTCTGCCTCCAAGGCGGCGATTGTGGAGGAGCCGGCAAAGACGGACAAGCGGCGCATCCTCATCAAGCGCAAGAAGGAAGATGAGCCGGTTGAAGCCAGCAGTCCGGTGGCTCCCCCGCCGAGCGAGGTCGAGACGTCAGCCGTCGCTGCAACGTCCGCTGCGCATCCGGCGGTGAGTGAACCGCCCCCTCCTCCTCCCCCTGTGGTCCTGCCGGAGTTGCCGGAAATCGGAACGATCCTCGCGCAACCTCCTCCTCCGGTTGAGAAGGTTGTTGTAAAGCCCGCGGCTGTTACGCTGGGAGCGGCGCCTGGAATTATGCTGACGCCGGAAGCGCTCGCAGCGAAGAAGAAGAGCTTGGCGCTCGAAGCGATTGAAGCGGAAGGGCTCAAGGAAAAGCTCAAAAAAGCCAAAAAAACCGGTCGGCCCAAAGAAGAGCCGGATGTGAAGCATCGTGAAGATGCCGCCCGGTGGCAGGATCTTCGTGCCATTCCGACTGTGCAGCGCCGCGATGATCGGTCCCGGCATCTGCATCACAGTGCGCCTTCAGAAATTACCAAGCCGCGTAGAAAGAGCGTCAAGGTGACGGTGGGCACGACGGTGAAAGAGTTTGCCGAGTTGATCGGGCAACGTCCGGCTGACATCGTTCGAAAGTTGATGGAGATGGGGCAGATGCTCACGTTCAATCAGCCGATGAACATGGATGTGGCCTCGATGATTGCCGAAGAAGCCGGCGTCAAGATAGAAATCTCCGTTGAGAAGGCCGGCGATGAACTCCTGGAGGCCGTGGTGCAAGCGGGAGAGGGCGATGAGCGCCTTGAGCCCAGGCCTCCGGTCGTCACCATCATGGGCCACGTCGATCACGGAAAAACATCGCTCCTGGATGCGATCAGACAAACGAAGGTGGCCGAGGGCGAGGCAGGCGGGATTACGCAGCACATCGGCGCCTATACCGTTTCGGTTCATGGGAAGCAGGTCACATTCCTGGATACGCCGGGCCACGAAGCCTTTACCGCCATGCGGTCGCGTGGGGCCAAGGTGACGGACATCGTCATTCTCGTGGTGGCTGCCGACGATGGCGTGATGCCGCAAACCATCGAAGCGATCAACCATGCGAAGGCGGCAGGGGTGCCACTGATTGTGGCGATGAATAAAATCGACAAGCCTGAGGCCAACCCCGATCGGGTGCGTAATGCGCTGTCTGAGCACGGGCTGATTTCCGAAGCCTGGGGCGGCGACACCATTATGGTGGAGGTCTCAGCCAAGCAGAAGACCGGTCTCGACACGTTACTCGAAATGATTTTGCTTCAGTCGGAAGTGTTGGAGTTGAAGGCCGATCCGCACCGTCAGGCCAAGGGGACGGTCGTGGAAGCCAAGTTGGAGCGGGGCCGTGGCCCTGTTGCAACGGTCCTGGTTCAGAGCGGGACGCTCAAAGTAGGCGATGTGTTTGTGGTCGGAACGTTCAGCGGTCGCGTCCGGGCCTTGCTCAATGACCAGGGTGTCAAGACGCAGCAGGCGACGCCGTCGATTCCGGTCGAGGTGATCGGGTTGCCGGGAGTGCCTTCAGCCGGAGATGTCTTCCAAGTGGTCTCCGACGAGCGAGTGGCGCGAGAAATTGCCGATGAGCGGGCGCAGAAGCAGCGCACGGCGGATCTCGCGGGTCAGACGAAGGTCTCGCTCGACGATCTCTTTGCCAGAATTAAGGAAGGGTCAGCCAAGGAGCTCGCCATCGTCATTAAGGCGGACGTGCAGGGCTCATCTGAAGCGCTGGCCGCGGCGGTTGAAAAGCTTCCAACCCCTGCGGTGAGGATCCGGGTCATTCACAACGGCGTCGGGGGAGTCACGGAGTCCGATGTGCTCCTGGCTGCCGCCTCGCGCGCGATTATTATCGGATTCAATGTTCGTCCTGAACCGAAAGCCGCGTCCCTAGCCGAGCAGCAAGGGGTCGACGTTCGGTTGTATACGATTATTTATGAAGCTTTGTCCGACATTAAGGCCGCGATGGAAGGGTTGCTGGACCCCACGCTGAAGGAGCGGTCGTTGGGCCGGGCGGAAGTGCGCCAAGTTTTCACGATTCCCAAGGCCGGTGTCGTGGCCGGTTCCTACGTGGTCGAGGGCACGATCTCCCGAGCGGCGGTGGGAGTCAGGCTCATTCGAGACAACGTGGTGGTGTTCGAGGGCCGCCTCGGCTCGTTGCGCCGGTTCAAGGATGACGTGCGCGAAGTGCAGCAGGGATACGAGTGCGGTATCAGCATCGAGAACTTTAACGACATCAAGGCTGGCGATGTGATCGAGGCCTATACGATCGATAAGATCGCGGGGAAGCTCTAA
- a CDS encoding DUF503 domain-containing protein, giving the protein MVVGVCTVELWIPESQSLKDKRQVLHSVKDRLRGKFNLSVAEVDGQDLWQKAVLGMACVANDGSHVEQVLEQALNVIKSMPTIEVVRVHRELL; this is encoded by the coding sequence ATGGTCGTGGGAGTCTGCACCGTCGAGCTGTGGATTCCGGAGAGTCAGTCGCTCAAGGATAAGCGGCAGGTCTTGCATAGCGTGAAGGATCGCCTGCGCGGCAAGTTCAACCTCTCTGTTGCCGAAGTAGACGGGCAAGACCTCTGGCAAAAAGCGGTGCTCGGGATGGCCTGTGTGGCGAATGACGGGAGCCACGTCGAACAGGTCCTCGAGCAGGCGCTCAACGTCATCAAGAGTATGCCAACCATTGAAGTTGTTCGTGTGCATCGGGAGCTCTTGTAA
- the rbfA gene encoding 30S ribosome-binding factor RbfA, translating to MSKTTYKRSDRVADQIRMEVADILMRKIKDPRVRSVTVTDVELTADLRIAYIFVTTMEKEQAERDVFAGLSKASGFVRAELGRRLALRYLPEIVFKRDETGPRGDRVMKLLDELQPHETAQDTSDGTSGPAELIIPPMRTK from the coding sequence ATGTCCAAGACGACCTATAAGCGATCAGACCGAGTAGCCGACCAGATTCGCATGGAGGTGGCGGACATCTTGATGCGCAAGATCAAGGATCCGCGCGTGCGGTCGGTCACGGTGACAGACGTCGAACTGACGGCGGATCTACGGATCGCCTACATCTTCGTCACGACGATGGAGAAGGAGCAGGCTGAGCGCGATGTGTTTGCCGGATTATCGAAGGCCAGCGGTTTCGTTCGGGCCGAGCTGGGCCGGCGATTGGCATTGCGGTATTTGCCCGAAATCGTCTTTAAGCGAGATGAGACGGGCCCGCGCGGTGACCGAGTCATGAAATTGCTCGATGAATTGCAGCCGCATGAGACGGCCCAAGACACGTCCGATGGCACGTCCGGTCCGGCGGAGTTGATCATTCCCCCGATGAGAACGAAGTGA